One Gloeobacter morelensis MG652769 DNA window includes the following coding sequences:
- a CDS encoding DUF6888 family protein: protein MSPAPEQLLAFFLRCRELTERYNRPIEVIVIDSDDSICITAGYSQRQTGPKDTVYIEITPQGQVTLYGTREDD, encoded by the coding sequence ATGTCTCCCGCTCCGGAACAATTGCTGGCTTTTTTCTTGCGATGCCGGGAACTGACCGAACGCTACAATCGCCCTATCGAGGTCATTGTGATCGACAGCGACGATAGCATTTGCATTACCGCCGGGTACAGCCAAAGGCAAACTGGTCCGAAAGATACGGTGTACATCGAAATTACTCCCCAAGGGCAGGTGACGCTCTATGGAACACGAGAAGATGACTGA
- a CDS encoding DUF6887 family protein, whose protein sequence is MTDKELYEYVKSHRNDTNAWEAFRMRMHERPSITLPPGDNTPLSRVWEALHSLKSQSEESH, encoded by the coding sequence ATGACTGACAAGGAACTTTACGAATACGTAAAGTCACATCGCAACGACACCAATGCCTGGGAAGCTTTTCGGATGCGTATGCACGAAAGGCCCAGCATCACGTTGCCCCCGGGGGATAACACTCCCCTCTCCAGGGTCTGGGAAGCTTTGCACTCATTGAAATCCCAATCCGAAGAGTCTCACTGA
- a CDS encoding dihydroorotase, producing the protein MPHPPQYADEALMNGDGLLTGSLLLRDVRMVLDDGSLYAGDLLCQGGLIQAMDRALNSPTDRVIDGGGRVLLPGVIDPQVHFREPGKEYKEDLQTGSWACARGGVTSFLEMPNTSPPTTTVERLEDKLARAASKCVVNYGFFAGATADNIEALQQSAGLSCGVKIFMGASTGDLLVDDPVALERIFKEVPRLIAVHAEDEARIRERTRLFAGRTDPHVHSQLRDNECARLATAQALELSRRYRRRLHILHLSAAEELALLRADKPAWVTAEVIPQHLFLSTAAYDTIGMRAKQNPPLRSEADRQAMWAGLRSGLIDFVATDHAPHLLSEKDRDYAEAPAGMPGVETSLPLMLTALARDEVNFAQIVRWMSRGAAKAYGIPNKGSLRPGFDADLVLVDLESYEPVRAERMASKCGWSPFEGWSLTGWPVLTVVGGRVAFEAGEVQTDTRGSALSFQPPEF; encoded by the coding sequence ATGCCCCATCCTCCCCAGTATGCTGATGAAGCATTGATGAACGGGGATGGGCTGTTGACTGGCTCGCTGCTATTGCGCGACGTGCGCATGGTCCTTGACGACGGCTCGCTCTATGCGGGCGACCTGCTTTGCCAGGGCGGTCTTATCCAGGCGATGGACCGCGCTTTGAATAGTCCCACCGACCGGGTGATCGACGGCGGGGGGCGGGTGCTGCTGCCGGGGGTGATCGACCCGCAGGTGCACTTTCGCGAGCCGGGCAAAGAATACAAAGAAGATTTGCAAACCGGCTCCTGGGCCTGCGCCCGCGGTGGGGTGACCTCGTTTTTAGAGATGCCCAATACTTCGCCCCCCACGACCACCGTCGAGCGGCTCGAAGACAAACTGGCGCGCGCAGCAAGTAAGTGCGTGGTCAACTACGGATTTTTCGCGGGCGCCACCGCCGACAATATCGAGGCGTTGCAACAATCGGCGGGCCTCAGTTGCGGCGTCAAGATCTTCATGGGCGCTTCCACAGGCGATCTCCTCGTAGACGATCCGGTGGCCCTTGAGCGCATCTTCAAGGAAGTCCCGCGCCTGATTGCCGTCCACGCCGAGGACGAAGCGCGCATCCGCGAGCGCACGCGGCTATTTGCCGGACGCACCGACCCCCACGTCCACTCTCAACTGCGCGACAACGAGTGCGCCCGCCTTGCTACCGCCCAGGCTCTAGAACTCTCGCGGCGCTACCGCAGGCGCCTGCACATCCTGCACCTGTCGGCGGCCGAAGAACTGGCATTGCTGAGAGCCGACAAACCCGCCTGGGTGACGGCCGAAGTGATCCCGCAGCATCTGTTTCTTTCGACGGCCGCCTACGACACGATCGGCATGCGCGCCAAGCAAAACCCGCCCCTGCGCTCGGAAGCCGACCGCCAGGCGATGTGGGCGGGGTTGCGCTCGGGGCTCATCGATTTTGTCGCCACCGACCACGCCCCGCACCTGCTGAGCGAAAAGGACCGCGATTACGCAGAGGCCCCGGCCGGGATGCCCGGTGTCGAGACTTCGCTGCCCTTGATGCTCACGGCCCTCGCGCGCGATGAGGTGAACTTCGCGCAGATCGTCCGCTGGATGAGCCGGGGGGCGGCAAAAGCCTACGGCATTCCCAACAAAGGCTCGCTGCGGCCCGGTTTCGACGCAGACCTGGTGCTGGTAGATCTGGAAAGTTACGAGCCGGTGCGCGCCGAGCGCATGGCGAGCAAGTGCGGCTGGAGTCCTTTTGAAGGCTGGTCGCTCACCGGCTGGCCGGTGCTCACGGTGGTGGGCGGCCGGGTGGCCTTCGAAGCGGGGGAGGTGCAGACCGACACCCGTGGCAGCGCCCTTAGCTTTCAGCCGCCGGAATTCTGA